One Ranitomeya variabilis isolate aRanVar5 chromosome 4, aRanVar5.hap1, whole genome shotgun sequence genomic window, GAGAGGTGCGCAGCTCATGAGAAACAAGCGCACACAACGGCATGCCGACTCCGTCACAAAGCATAGGCAACTTTTAAAGACCTAAAGGGTGGATATCCAATATATACAGAAAACCTGATGACCAAATCTAttttgacttaaagggaacctctaTCAGTAGCTAAATATTAACGGCACAGAATTTGGAATTTAGTTTAGATTAAAACCATGATGTCATTTATATGTGGACGTCGTGGATATGCAGAGAAGCAAATTATAAGCTCCAGCAAATGAGGTTGTGGCGTGTCCAAAAAAATGTCTGGAGGAACACGTGGGCTGAGCCCCCGTGAGTACGCCCTCACCCATGTAGATCAGCTTCTCAGTGGGTGCAGCATGTTCAGTCCTGTTCCCAGAAAAACTGTTGGGTAAACATCTGTGGAGCTGATGAAATCCGTCCGCTCGCTGCTGCGCTGATTACCGGTTCCACGGAGATGCACACAACCCGATCATTACTGCAGAGTCATTAGGAGGGTTCACATTTTATATGGAAGATCAATatgttgtagattgtgagccctcgcgggcagggtcctcactcctcctgtaccagttatgacttgtattgttcaagattattgtacttgtttttattatgtatacccctcctcacttgtaaagcgccatggaataaatggcgctataacaataaataataataataataataatgtagccaTAATATTAGTGACACGGCCATTAGTTTGTGTTTTGGCTTTCATTTtcttctcctccccttctgggtgtttgtaaAGGATAATAGAGGATAAAGTTTAGGATCACCGTCATTTTGTTGGTGACTTCCagtgatactgacaagtagactGTCACTGAGGATGGCCGGCAGCGCTGATTCTGTGCTGCTCACTGTACCATAAACTGGGGTTAGTTACATagagtgtatcacatgatgggattagatatagggctcGGCGGGGtgcatcacacaggatgggattagatacgcagTATGTAATGTGTGACACCGCTCCGTCCACTTCTGTGGTAGATGTGGTAGATGGTAGCAGTAATGTAGTGGATGGAGCTTGGTCACACATTACACTAcccctcccatagaagtggacagagcagTGTCACACATTTCTAAGGGAGCAGTAGTTTAATCTGTGTGACCCAGCTTTGCCCACTTTTATCGGAGCAGTAGtgcaatgtgtgaccccgctccgtcCACCACATTACTACTCCCACACATTAATTGCCCCCccaccccaaaaaattaaaatataacccCCTAGattcctcatacagtataatggctctgcataatgccccatgcagtataatgactcGCCCCGCAGagtgctccatgtagtataatgggtcCCCCTGCAGAGTGCTCCATGTAGTGTAATGGGCCCGCCCCGCAGAGTGCTTCATGTAGTGTAATGGGCCCACCCCCAGAGTGCTCCATGTAGTGTAATGGGCCCGCCCCCCAGAGTGCTCCATGTAGTGTAATGGGCCCGCCCCCCAGAGTGCTCCATGTAGTGTAATGGGCCCGCCCCCCAGagtgctccatgtagtataatgggccGGCCTGCAGAGTTGTCCTTGCAGTATAAGGGCCCACCCCGTAGAGTGCTCCATGTACTGTAATGGGCCCGCCCCGCAGAGTGCTCCATGTACTGTAATGGGCCCGCCCCGCAGAGTGCTTCATGTAGTGTAATGGGCCCGCCCCGCAGAGtgcttcatgtagtataatgggccCGCCCCCCAGAGTGCTCCATGTAGTGTAATGGGCCCGCCCCCCAGAGTGCTCCATGTAGTGTATTGGGCCTGCCCCGCAGAGCGCTCCATGTAGTTTAATGGGCCCGCCCCGCAGAGTGCTCCATGTAGTATGAGGGCCCGCCCCTTAGAGTGCTCCATGTAGTGTAATGGGCCCGCCCCTTAGAGTGCTCCATGTAGTGTAATGGGCCCGCCCCGCAGAGTGCTCCATGTAGTGTAATGGGCCCGCCCCGCAGAGTGCTCCATGTAGTGTAATGGGCCCGCCCCGCAGAGTGCTCCATGTAGTGTAATGGGCCCGCCCCGCAGAGTGCTCCATGTAGTGTAATGGGCCCGCCCCGCAGAGTGCTCCTTGCAGTGTAATGGGCCCGCCCCGCAGAGTGCTCCTTGCAGTGTAATGGGCCCGCCTCGCAGAGTGCTCCTTGCAGTGTAATGGGCCCGCCTCGTAGAGTGCTCCATGTAGTTTAATGGGCCCGCCCCGCAGAGTGCTCCATGTAGTATGAGGGCCCGCCCCCCAGAGTGCTCAATGTAGTATAATGGGCCGGCCTGCAGAGTTGTCCTTGCAGTATAAGGGCCCACCCCTTAGAGTGCTCCATGTAGTGTAATGGGCCCGCCCCGCAGAGTGCTCCATGTAGTGTAATGGGCCCGCCCCGCAGAGTGCTCCATGTAGTGTAATGGGCCCGCCCCGCAGAGTGCTCCATGTAGTGTAATGGGCCCGCCCCGCAGAGTGCTCCATGTAGTGTAATGGGCCCGCCCCGCAGAGTGCTCCATGTAGTGTAATGGGCCCGCCCCGCAGAGTGCTCCATGTAGTGTAATGGGCCCGCCCCGCAGAGTGCTCCTTGCAGTGTAATGGGCCCGCCCCGCAGAGTGCTCCTTGCAGTGTAATGGGCCCGCCTCGCAGAGTGCTCCTTGCAGTGTAATGGGCCCGCCCCGCAGAGTGCTCCTTGCAGTGTAATGGGCCCCGAATAGTTCATCATGATGTGcattacatacacagctctgctatgtCAGTTTACAGTGATATCGCAGAGCTGTCAGTGTGTTCAGAGCACAGCAATGTgatttctctcctgtgctttgaGCATGGCGCTGAGCGGTGATCCGCAGCCTGTAtttactactgatgtcaggctgcgATCACCGCTCCTTGCCACCAATACTTTCCTCACCCAGCACCTCCTGTCACCACATGCACTGAGCAGTGTGGGCGGTGACAGGGAGAAACTGGAGCTAGTGCTGAACTCCTCCAACAGCTGTGATGTGCACAGCCCTGGGGGTGCCTAGGTCTCATCAGAAGGCAGCCACAGTGTAGATGCTGTTGGACAGCGACCACAAACTCCTATGTACGGGGGCTGCCGTATTTAAGGTGTGGAAGTGTCGTTACACACCAGCAAATGGCAATCCTCAGTGGTTGAAAACCGTTTTTTTAAACAGTAAATGTAATTTTGCATTAAGAATCATATAGTCAATAATTACTAGTAGAATAATCGTGGCACCTTCCTTTTAATTGGTTAATCTGTTGCAGACTCCTGGTTAGACTGCGCGTCGTGCATGCCCTTTGACAATTTATTTTTGATCTTGGAGAATGCCCATAATTGCTAAGGATCCCTTTTggccatcaattttttttttacgtttgctTACCATTTGCTGACTATTATGGATttgctatatacaggtccttctcaaaaaattagcatatagtgttaaatttcattatttaccataatgtaatgattacaattaaactttcatatattatagattcattatccaccaactgaaatttgtcaggtcttttattgttttaatactgatgattttggcatacaactcctgataacccaaaaaacctgtctcaataaattagcatatttcacccgtccaatcaaataaaagtgttttttaataccaaacaaaaaaaacatcaaataataatgttcagttatgcactcaatacttggtcgggaatcctttggcagaaatgactgcttcaatgcggcgtggcatggaggcaatcagcctgtgacactgctgagatgttatggaggcccaggatgcttcaatagcggccttaagctcatccagagtgttgggtcttgcgtctctcaactttctcttcacaatatcccacagattctctatggggttcaggtcaggagagttggcaggccaattgagcacagtaataccatggtcagtaaaccatttaccagtggttttggcactgtgagcaggtgccaggtcgtgctgaaaaatgaaatcttcatctccataaagcatttcagccgatggaagcatgaagtgctccaaaatctcctgatagctagctgcattgaccctgcccttgatgaaacacagttgaccaacaccagcagctgacatggcaccccacaccatcactgactgtgggtacttgacactggacttcaggcattttggcatttccttctccccagtcttcctccagactctggcaccttgatttccgaatgacatgcaaaatttgctttcatcagaaaaaagtacttgggaccacttagcaacagtccagtgctgcttctctgtagcccaggtcaggcgcttctgccgctgtttatggttcaaaagtggctttacctggggaatgcggcacctgtagcccatttcctgcacacgcctgtgcacggtggctctggatgtttccacaccagactcagtccactgcttcctcaggttccccaaggtctggaatcggtccttctccacaatcttcctcagggtccggtcacctcttctcgttgtacagtgttttctgccacattgtttccttccaacagacttaccattgaggtgccttgatacagcactctgggaacagcctatttgttgagaaatttctcctcttgcttgagggtgtcaatgatggccttcttgacatctgtcaggtcgctagtcttacccatgatgggggttttgagtaatgaaccaggcagggagtttttaaaagcctcaggtatcttttgcatgtgtttagagttaattagttgattcagaagattagggtaataggtcgtttagaggaccttttcttgatatgctaatttattgagacaggttttttgggttagcaggagttgtatgccaaaatcatcagtattaaaacaataaaagacctgacaaatttcagttggtggataatgaatctataatatatgaaagtttaattgtaatcattacattatggtaaataatgaaatttaacactatatgctaattttttgagaaggacctgtatattagatGCAATGTAATCAAACTGTGTGCATGGGGGTGGTGTCCTGATTCATTATGTTGGAGTATATTATTGCTTGCTCCTGGGCAGACAGGCGCTTTGTGCTGCAGGGACAAGGTCATGACTGCCTAACTTTGTCCAAGGCAACCACGTTCCTGAGTGTctgtgccaagagtgtgcaacatATGAAGACAGTAAAACCACGGTAGTTTCTGGGTATCTGGATGTCTACGTAACTGCAGGAGGGCTGGTGTCGCCCTCGTTGCGGCTGGTGTCGCCCTCGTTGCGGCTGGTCTCATACTGTTAAGCGATATTCCATCACTTTGTGTGTTTAGAAGAACAATAAATGATATCACCGCCCTGactaaaaaaaaagatttatcaTTTTAACAGGAGCTGATTTACAATGTTTTTCTTTTGTCCTAGGTTCATGCAATTCCCTTACGTTCTTCTTGGGTGATGACATGTGCTTATGCCCCTTCTGGAAACTACGTGGCTTGCGGTGGTCTTGATAACATTTGTTCAATTTACAACCTGAAAACCCGTGAAGGAAATGTGAGAGTGAGCCGTGAATTGGCCGGTCACACAGGTTAGTACTTCCGCTGCAGAGTACTGTGAGGGGTATTAGGTTGGCACCTTAAAGTCGGGCACACGTGGCCAATCCTTTATCAaatgtaacaagaaaaaatggcCCTGTTATTCACAATGTAATTTTTAATTTACCAAACCTGTTTAAAAAATGAAAACTAATCATTGGTTGGGTTTTTTCCAACCTATCTATCCATCAGAAAGGTCTGTCAGATTCTCCATCCCAGAAAGCTGCCCCCCTTCTACTCTGCAGCTCACCCGGCAGAAAGCAAATGGATCCATCCTGGTATAAGTcccgcagcttccatgatgtgtgcGGTTGAATACATTATGTAGTGACAACTTGGCTCTCTACCCTGCTGCAGATATGATTTGAGCACTTCCTTACAACATGTCAGATCTGCATCGGTTTTTGCAACCCTTTAACTAGAAATGAATCTTCCTTTTTCCAAGTAGAATACAGCTTGTTTACTCCTGTTAAAATTGTtcgttcattcattcattcattcattcattcattcattcattcattcattgggGAGGTGAAGAGGTCTTCGGCATCCAAAGCAAAATGCAGGATGTTCTGCTTTAACCATTTTTCTTGTCTTTTTAGGCTATCTGTCCTGCTGTCGTTTTCTGGATGATAACCAAATAATTACCAGTTCTGGAGATACCACTTGGTTAGTAGAACGTATATTTTGTATGCAGTACGCTTGTTGCTTTCTGTTGATGTACGGAGGAATGATAGTTTTGGGATGTGGgactatatagaggacactattccCTTGTGTAGTTGCTAATTGAGTTGTCCGTCGTCGCTCACTTCCGCTTAGGGAGTTTAGTTGCTCTGATTATCACATCTGCTCATACCAGGACGGGTGGGGCGATACTAGTCAATCATGCATGTGTTCTGACAAGTATGATGCAGATGTGGTGGTGTAATCGCTGCTCTCCTTGATAGACGCCGGATAACGCTTTTTTAGGGGGTTTGTGGATCTTTTATTAAGAAGCTCAACACAGTCAAGTCAGTAATGTCGTCGTCTTCTCTCGTGTGCAGTGCTCTTTGGGACATTGAAACTGGCCAGCAGACGACCACctttactggacacactggggatgtAATGAGCCTGTCCCTGGCTCCAGATTCCAGGTGCTTTGTGTCTGGGGCCTGCGATGCCTCAGCCAAACTTTGGGATGTCCGAGAAGGGATGTGCCGACAGACCTTCACCGGCCATGAGTCTGACATAAATGCTATCTGTGTAAGTATTTTCCATGCATCGCTGTTGCTGTAAGTTTGGTGTACAAAACAAAAATATTGGGGCACATTCTGCACACGCAAAACACGGATCCATGTGCCATTAGATTGGTCGATTCTGATTTGTCGCACTGGGACATGCACAATGGAGTTAACCAGATCAGACGCAGATCCATTAAAAGAAACTGAAGGGATAATAATAGGATTAGTCTTTTGGACAAGAATTATGGTCCGGAGAATATTTTCTTTATGGATTTGGTTGATTAAATGTCAATCAAGACTAATATGTCCCAGTCTACCTCCTACCTGGAGAAATCTAAATCTTAGTGACTTTTGCATGCAGCTGACCTGTTTACTTGGTCAATTTGTGATTACTATATCAGATGGCATCGGCCAAGCCTTATCCTATACAAGATGGTGTAGGTCACTGGGTACCGTCTTCTATAGTGGGAAGTGGATAaaaggattattttattttttttcctctttggtTTATTTTAATTCTAATCTTAAATCTCTTTCAGTTCTTCCCCAACGGCAACGCTTTCGCCACCGGCTCAGATGACGCCACTTGCAGGCTTTTTGACCTTCGTGCAGACCAGGAGCTGATGGTTTACTCTCATGACAATATCATCTGTGGCATCACCTCAGTAGCATTCTCAAAGAGCGGACGCCTCCTCTTAGCCGGTTATGACGATTTCAATTGCAACGTCTGGGACACGCTCAAGGCTGACAGAGCAGGTAGAAGGCTATAGTTGATCAATATCAATGTCACGATATTCCACCTAAAATGAATATTTGTGGTTCTTTCTATATAGTGCCAGTGAGTCCCCACAAACACTAAATGTATGACACCGTCTTGAGCAATACTTTCCCTAAAAGTTAATGGGAAAACGCCTATTTGGATCATATGGCTGTCATAGAGGATACTTACCTGGAGCAGAAGCTCCTGCTTCATTGGACTGAGCGCGGCTTAGATTGGGGCCATGCTTTGCTAAGAGTATAATGAGCGGCTGCAACTTTGAGTTTGGATCTTTTTCACTCTGGAAAGCTTCTGTGGGCAGTCTGATTGTGCTCTGCAGCATTCAGTGCCTTTAAGTTTTTAACTAGCTGTTCTTCTAGACCTCTGAATTGAGGTAGAGTTGAAGGGTTTTGTGTGCGATTACGATCCGGCGAACATATGCTACGTCACAATCAAGAAGGCGCAGAAGAGTCTGGGATTTATACAACTTGTTTGTTCACCATCGTTGCAGATGTGCCGAACATGGATGAAACAAAGAGGTCCTTTTTAAGGGCACAGTCCCAAAGTGTTACTTGCGTATGCGACCTAAAAGCCTCTCCTACCTTCTATGAGTATCCACAGAAGGTATAACTTGtgcgcagggctgtggagttggtaagccaaacctccgatgactcaatttccatgactccaactccaccaaaatgggatccgactccacagccctgcttgtgTGGCCATTTCCCCTTACCATTGCGTGTGATGTTCAGCTGCACGTTGCAAATGCTCCATACTGACCATCTGTGTTACGGTTGAGGGTCCTGATTCTTCTTCACAACAGCGGGTATTGTGGGAGAGAATGGGCTCGTGAGATAAAATCCCACGGGAGATATGCCCGGGCCAGAGGTCTGGACACTGGTTATTCTACTTTTCCCGATTGGACGCTTACACGGATGCTTTTCGGAGCCCAATATATCTGTTCAGGGGAGATAGATTTACCAAACGCTGTCACAGGTGTCGGCCATATGTGATGCAGCTACAGGGTCGTTGCTTTTTAATTTTTGGGTTGTTCATAATGTACTCTGTCCTATCCAGCACCGAATTGTTGATCCGGTCACAGCACTGTGCTCACAGATGTGTCCACCTAATAATGTTACATCTAATCCATAATGCCCTGGCCATGGTAATATTGCTGTATCCCTCCATGTAGCAATGGTGCGCTGATTGATATTTGCTGGTGTGCCTGTACAGGAAAGCGTTTGGTGAAGGGGCTGCTCTGGTGCTTGCGTGCAGTGAGCATActtcttcttttttgtttttttttccttttaccacTGGGCTTTTCCTGGCAGTCTGATATCAAGCACTGGTTATCTACTAGGTCGCTCCCAGGAGACCATCCAGTATACAGGTTTTCTCTATAGGTTCAGATAGTGTCCATAATGACTGCTGGTTTCTCTAGGGATGTTTTTTTTGCCTATGTATAAATGTGGTGTGGAATAGCTTCCAGCAGTTTGACCAGCTGTTAGTGCAGCCAGCTTTCTGATGGCATTGTGAATTATTTAGGCCATCGGGCTACTCATGCATTTCTAATGTCATCTGCTGCCGAGATCAGCAGATAGTGTGTTAATGTCTTAACCTTGCTGGAGCACTCACACGCTTTCCAATGTTTTGTTTTCAAGGTGTCCTTGCTGGTCATGATAACCGTGTAAGTTGCTTGGGAGTGACAGATG contains:
- the GNB1 gene encoding guanine nucleotide-binding protein G(I)/G(S)/G(T) subunit beta-1 translates to MSELDQLRQEAEQLKNQIRDARKACADATLAQITANIDPVGRIQMRTRRTLRGHLAKIYAMHWGTDSRLLVSASQDGKLIIWDSYTTNKVHAIPLRSSWVMTCAYAPSGNYVACGGLDNICSIYNLKTREGNVRVSRELAGHTGYLSCCRFLDDNQIITSSGDTTCALWDIETGQQTTTFTGHTGDVMSLSLAPDSRCFVSGACDASAKLWDVREGMCRQTFTGHESDINAICFFPNGNAFATGSDDATCRLFDLRADQELMVYSHDNIICGITSVAFSKSGRLLLAGYDDFNCNVWDTLKADRAGVLAGHDNRVSCLGVTDDGMAVATGSWDSFLKIWN